The Oceaniferula flava nucleotide sequence TCACGGTCATCGCACTCTGTGCGGGGATCGCCTGGGGCGCCAATTGGTTTGGTCTTAGCCTCGCTCTGGGGGCCTTCGCCACTGGTTTGGTGGTGAGTGAATCGATCTACTCGCACCGCGTGCTGGCGGATATCTTGCCCTTCAAGGATCTATTTCTAACCGTTTTCTTTGTGTCCGTGGGACTGATGATCGATCTCAGCGTGGTGCGTGAATCGTGGTGGATCATTGCCCTTGGCGTGGCGACCATTCTCTTGATCAAGGGCTTGGTAATTATTGCCATCGGGCGCAAGATGGGGTTGCGCCTTCGGCAGGCTTTGCTCGCAGGTGCCGCGCTTTCGAGTAGTGGTGAATTCTCGCTGGTATTGATGAATCGTGCAGCCGACCTTGGAGGTTTGCCATCGCAGCTTGAGCAGATGCTACTCGCCTGCACGGCAGTTTCCATGGCCTTGGTGCCTGGTCTGATGCGTAGTATGATTCCTTTGTCCTCGAAGCTTGAAGCGCGTGGCTGGTGCAAACCGAAGTCTACCAATGAAGCTCTGACGAATCACGCGGATGCTGATACTCTTCGCGATCATGTTGTGATCTGCGGTTACGGTCCGGTGGGTCAGAGGGTTCATGAGGCGATGAAACGTGCCTCGATTCAGGTGGTGGTCTTGGAAATGAATGCTGATACCGTGCGTGATCTGCACCAGCGAGGCGTGCGTGTGATGTTTGCAGATGCGACCAAAGAGGATACCATGCAGCTGGCCAAGGTGGACAAAGCCAGAGCCATCGCCTTCACCTTTCCTGAACCCCGCCTCGCCTGCGAGGGAGTGATTGCTGCGCGACAATTGAACCCGGGGATTGTTACCTACGCCCGAGCCAAGTTTTCCGCTGAGGTGGAAATGTTGAAAAAAGAGGGCGTGCATCATATTTTCCACGATGAAGCGACCAGTGGTGATGCCATGGTGCAGGCCGTGCTGGGCTGTTACTCAGTCGAGATGTAAGGGAGCAATGCCAGGGGAAATAGACAAAGCTCCCGCATGGGTGACGCTTTCCTCGAAACCTCAACCCCTAAACGTATCATGAAAAATACCCTACTGATTGCCGTGGCCGGTATCGGCCTTGGGTTTGCCGCCGGCTGGTTGGCGAAACCTACTCCTGAAACTGCCAGTCGCTCCGTCGAAGATTCCGCCCGATCCAGCTCGCGAAAGATGGTGTCTGCATCTCCTCAAAGTGCAGCCAAAACTGCCCGTAGAAACCGAGTGGTGCTGGGTGAGAATGCTGCGGATGACGTGGATCCTGAGCTACAAAAAGCAATTGATGAAACCCAGAGTCGCCAAACGAAAATGATGCGTAAGCGTTTTAGCGACCAATTTGATTTGAAAATTGCCGCCATGGTTAAAGAACTTGGACTAAATGCCGGACAAGAGCAGGCGCTGCGCGATTTTTACGCCAAACAGTTAGAAAAAATCGATA carries:
- a CDS encoding cation:proton antiporter, which produces MFLAAGNEVAPVVALMAMVLGGVVLVSLLLLRFKQSLLVGYFTCGVVFANTGAFSWLGADPEHAVAGLSELGVVLLMFTLGIEFSIRELLHLRRVVLGGGGMQMLVTTLLAMAVCYLLGVSGSTLLVVGFALALSSTAVSIKSFQDLGQPDTPGARMALGIAIFQDLAVIVFMVVLPSLVGDGAGGAMPIVWSLLKGVLFLALCWGLSRVGVPHLLHAVALSRSRELFTVTVIALCAGIAWGANWFGLSLALGAFATGLVVSESIYSHRVLADILPFKDLFLTVFFVSVGLMIDLSVVRESWWIIALGVATILLIKGLVIIAIGRKMGLRLRQALLAGAALSSSGEFSLVLMNRAADLGGLPSQLEQMLLACTAVSMALVPGLMRSMIPLSSKLEARGWCKPKSTNEALTNHADADTLRDHVVICGYGPVGQRVHEAMKRASIQVVVLEMNADTVRDLHQRGVRVMFADATKEDTMQLAKVDKARAIAFTFPEPRLACEGVIAARQLNPGIVTYARAKFSAEVEMLKKEGVHHIFHDEATSGDAMVQAVLGCYSVEM